Genomic segment of Gasterosteus aculeatus chromosome 4, fGasAcu3.hap1.1, whole genome shotgun sequence:
cACCCCCGGGGGATTCAAGGATCCCAAGAGGCTGTACTGCAAAAACGGGGGCTTCTTCTTGAGGATCAGGTCCGACGGAGGTGTAGATGGAATCAGGGAGAAGAGCGACGCCCACAGTAAGTACTtccagtcttcttcttcttcttcccctctgtgctttacacacacacaaagcttctTTATgcacttttttcccttttcaaaacCATCACGGAGGAACGATGTGAACTTTCCAGCCGTGTGAGGCTCACACGCCACGATGTGTGCAGGCCCTTGTTCTGGAAAGTCTAATGAGAGAAATACACCACACATGTGTCTGTTAATCAATGCACACTCTGATGGAATGTGGGTGAGCATGAAATAAGGAGCCACAATAAGTGTATCCCTGGTCGGAAGATCCCTGTTGGTGTAGGTTATAGGACTTTATCCACTTTTAGTGCGGAAACAGTAACGTGCTGGTCTGGCCTTCAGCTGCGATACCCCTCCGTGCCCCCGTACCGCCGGTCGCTTTGCACCGTGTGTGTCTACAGTTGCATCAGTAAGTGGGAGGGGGCGGACTTCAGAAAAATCAGGGTAAAAATACGCGTACCGGCCGAGCTGCAGGGTGACGTATCGAGCAGGTGTGCCCAAACTAATGCCTGATATGCAACCTCGAGGAGAGACGAGCTATTTTGAGGATAATCAAACTTTTAATTAACCTTCAGAGGGACCTTGCTGATGTTTAGTTTGGTCGTGTGAAAAATAAACTGCTGCTTCAAAGAGTCCACATTGTAGCTTCAGAATATAATACATCCCCAATGAGTCACTGACCAGGAATTGGGATTAATCATTTAGCTCTTTACCATAATGCATTGTTCCAGCTAAATGCGCCTCGAGCTGTGTGTCATCAATGGTCCTTTTGTTGAGGCGGGAATAGGCTCGCCAACGTTTTGGACAACGTAACGCACCTGCCAGTTAGCATTGGAAACGTTAGCGAGACGCTTCCAAGAACCCTCGAGTGGGATTGTTGTGCTACGGCAGATGGAACCTCTGGTggtcctttgtgtttccccaCGCGCCAAAGCTCTGCGAGGACAACGGTGCACGTGACACCGCCGTTCCCAGTAGCCGTGGGACACATTCTAACCAGTAAACCTCCAACACAGACCAATTATAAATGCTTCTTCCAGGGAAGAACCCGTCTTTGATCTGTCCCATGAATGATCTTAACTGCACACAGATGCTCGTTTATCTGAAGTCTTAATGTGGATTCATGCTGCACAGATGCCCTTATTTACCTTTTACGGGGGCCCCTGCTTACTTTTTGGTGGTTTGGTTTCAAGCAAAACGCTTTTTTGGTTGCCGAGGTGCTTCATTCATTTACTGCAGCAACGGGGGGAACAATCTGCACTGTGATGTGTGGTTCCATCGAGTCGGTTGAGCCATACCACAAGCAAACTGCTCATGGCCGGTGTCTTCTTCCTTTTTGCTCAATTAATCGTTTGTCTTTTTCCTCAGTAAAGCTCCAAATCCAGGCGACGTCGGTGGGGGAGGTGGTCATCAAAGGAGTCTGTGCCAACCGCTATCTGGCCATGAACAGAGACGGCCGGCTGTTCGGAGTGGTGAGCGAGCCGGATCGCCGTCTTCAAAACAACGTCACGCCGTTTGTGTTCTGTAAAGGCTTTCGGGGTTTACCGCCAAATCATCGAGTGGCGTTTCCTCCAAGGGTTCAAAGTGCAAAGTCTCTGTTAACCGGCCTCCGTTGAACGTCAACACGAGCGGCGTTTAGGAAACCAATTACCCCCGAAATCCTCCCCCGTTGTTGTCACAAGAAAAGTTTTGCCAAAACATTACAGACGATGTTATAGACGAGattcagagagacaaacagcatCAGTTATTTTCCCTTTCCCTCTCCAGTAAGGAGCGTAGGAAATGAGCCACTATGATAGTTATGTTATTTACTTGGTTTGGAGAAGACATTTAAGGAGCTGCACTTTATCAGTGTGTGAAAACAGCAATGACGGATGTCTGAATGCGGTTTGAAGCGCTAAGAGACAGAAGTATATCAGTGATACAGTTAGAGAGAACTTCACACTTTAGACCTTAATTATGCCACAAACCGGACAAAAGTCCACCTTTCCagcggcgggggagggaggcgtgGGGGCCCGATGTGGTCGGATGGCTGTGAAGGCTTCGTCCCGGTCCGTGTAATTGGAGAGAAGCGCTTCCTCTTTAATAGGAAGCCACCCAACACGCTCTGCTAGTTAAAAAAACACTAACCATTtggagtgaaaaagaaaaaagctttttctgtGATTAGGTTATTTATTCCATAAttggttttaaaatgaacaaagacGGAGTCTGTACACAGATATTGAAACAGCAGGTTATTCAAATAACGTCCGAGATCGGACTTATTTTCTATCTATTAcacctaaataaaataaaattgcatATATTATATTGCAATATTTTTCCTggagtaaaaatacaaaaaacatttcaaactaaTTGGTTGACATATATTCTGTTTTAGACTCGTACTACTTTGGGTTTAGGGGGCCGTACCTTGTCACAGCAACATTTTGTCCAGTcagcacaacaaataaacacgTTGTATTAATCTGATAGTCATTTAAATTACTTTCTTTACTGATGTTGTTTGTTCTCCATTTGTTTAAATTCTTCGCGTCAtaaagtttgacattttagcCCGTTCACCTCCATCTTTAAAGTTCAATCATGAGTCGAAGAGGCGGAAGACCGACTTTAATAAAGGGCCTCATCAGGAAGggcttcctttaaaaaaaaatgtgtttattgtatAAGCcaaaataagtcaaataaaGGGGGGCCTTGAGctctgaatgttttttgtgctaATTTAATGTCAAATTGTCAGAGTTAAAAATATTCTCCCTTTCCGACAACATAAACGAGAGAAATCCAATAAGTTCTTCAGCGCTGATGtccacacaacaaacaaaacactcatTAATGGACTAAATTACCAAActtcattacaggtcatttagctggcgattttatccaaagcgactcgcATTGCATTTCTAACCCATGGTTTCACTTTCCAAGAGCAGTTTTACAGTTTATTACATTTCCTCAGTTTGTAGAGTAAAAGTCTCACTGTGCGAGAGTTGATCTTTGTCTCTGTAGCCTGTAGATTTAATCTCCCCCCCTTCTTCAATTCTGTTCCTCACAGATGAAGCAGAACTAAATCCAGCTCTGTCTTTCCTCCCCAGAGACGGGCGACGGACGAATGCTACTTCCTGGAGCGGCTGGAGAGTAACAACTACAACACCTACCGCTCCAGGAAGTAC
This window contains:
- the fgf2 gene encoding fibroblast growth factor 2 codes for the protein MATAGFATLPSTPEDGGSGGFTPGGFKDPKRLYCKNGGFFLRIRSDGGVDGIREKSDAHIKLQIQATSVGEVVIKGVCANRYLAMNRDGRLFGVRRATDECYFLERLESNNYNTYRSRKYPGMYVALKRTGQYKSGSKTGPGQKAILFLPMSAKC